Proteins encoded by one window of Flavobacterium sp. N502540:
- the rpiB gene encoding ribose 5-phosphate isomerase B, producing MKISIGNDHAGPDYKKAIVAMLQAKGYEVTNYGTDTEASVDYPDFGHPVASDVSEGKADFGIVICGSGNGIAMTANKHPKVRAGLCWTKEIAYLTRLHNDANIVSIPARFTSIPQAVEIVETFLTTEFEGGRHQNRVNKIACQ from the coding sequence ATGAAAATTTCGATAGGAAATGACCACGCAGGACCGGATTATAAAAAAGCAATTGTTGCAATGCTGCAGGCAAAAGGATATGAAGTAACCAATTATGGGACTGATACAGAGGCTTCTGTTGATTATCCTGATTTTGGCCACCCGGTTGCAAGTGATGTATCTGAAGGTAAAGCTGATTTTGGAATTGTAATCTGCGGTAGCGGAAACGGAATTGCAATGACGGCTAACAAACATCCAAAAGTAAGAGCTGGTTTATGCTGGACTAAAGAAATTGCTTATTTAACACGTTTACACAACGATGCTAATATTGTAAGTATTCCGGCTCGTTTTACCTCTATTCCTCAAGCAGTTGAGATTGTTGAAACCTTTTTAACAACGGAATTTGAAGGCGGAAGACATCAAAATAGAGTGAATAAAATTGCTTGCCAGTAA
- a CDS encoding DUF1294 domain-containing protein, with amino-acid sequence MEVLLTYFLVVNITVFILAGYDKYQARKNKQRIPENTLFFLEAIGGTIGLFLAMLFFRHKTSKSSFIIKFSFIFFIQIVLIYLKMKVKF; translated from the coding sequence ATGGAAGTTTTATTAACGTATTTTTTAGTTGTAAATATCACCGTTTTTATTCTCGCGGGATATGATAAATATCAAGCCCGGAAAAACAAACAAAGAATCCCTGAAAACACCTTATTTTTTCTTGAAGCCATTGGCGGCACAATTGGATTGTTCTTAGCAATGTTATTCTTTAGACATAAAACGAGCAAATCTTCTTTTATTATAAAATTCTCGTTTATTTTTTTCATTCAGATTGTATTGATTTATCTAAAAATGAAAGTTAAATTTTAA